The following proteins are co-located in the Solanum pennellii chromosome 1, SPENNV200 genome:
- the LOC107030288 gene encoding lipid transfer-like protein VAS: MEMKYLMMTVLFFGVMLQEGMSQTRDSSSCMSKLLPCMNYLNEAKGDPPQSCCNPLKEVIRKMPECLCQMVSIKGSKAAEQAGIDVNEAQMLPAKCGQPVNYMGCLKGASNSAGKSMGITITMTVFLVVVSMILFQFL; encoded by the exons ATGGAGATGAAATATTTAATGATGACAGTATTGTTTTTTGGAGTAATGTTGCAAGAAGGCATGAGTCAAACTAGGGATTCATCATCATGTATGAGCAAGTTACTCCCATGTATGAATTATTTAAATGAAGCAAAAGGTGATCCACCACAAAGTTGTTGTAATCCATTAAAAGAAGTAATTAGAAAAATGCCAGAATGTTTATGTCAAATGGTAAGTATTAAAGGGAGTAAAGCAGCAGAACAAGCTGGAATTGATGTTAATGAGGCACAAATGTTACCTGCTAAATGTGGACAGCCTGTTAATTATATGGGATGTCTTAAAG GTGCATCAAATTCTGCTGGAAAATCAATGGGGATCACTATAACCATGACAGTATTTTTGGTTGTTGTTTCTatgattttatttcaatttttgtga
- the LOC107025782 gene encoding uncharacterized protein LOC107025782, producing the protein MKLTKAMKKLKFWSKKKKKKRVPLLDRPPSPPPPLLPCYYHCPYNYPVQPSAPPLPPWFEYVQPYDDSIFTTEQGSGSGSTADSSRQTHGSTNSQHIDNVGEINQPKPTPSDNTLPQQYMVQNQVYGVPVIAEARTERGAGAFGCVINFGAHLFRCFFPCFHIRELK; encoded by the coding sequence ATGAAATTGACAAAAGCCATGAAGAAGCTCAAGTTCTggtcaaaaaagaagaagaaaaagagagttCCTCTCCTTGACCGACCACCATCCCCGCCACCACCGCTCCTCCCTTGCTATTACCACTGCCCTTACAATTACCCAGTTCAGCCGTCAGCACCACCTTTGCCACCTTGGTTCGAGTACGTGCAGCCATATGATGACTCAATTTTCACAACAGAGCAAGGTTCAGGTTCAGGTTCAACAGCAGACAGTTCAAGACAAACTCATGGTAGTACTAACTCTCAGCACATTGATAATGTTGGTGAAATCAATCAACCAAAACCAACACCATCGGATAATACTTTGCCTCAACAGTATATGGTTCAGAATCAAGTGTACGGCGTACCTGTAATCGCAGAAGCTAGAACAGAGAGAGGTGCTGGAGCTTTTGGATGTGTGATCAATTTTGGAGCTCATTTGTTCCGTTGCTTCTTTCCTTGCTTCCATATTCGAGAACTGAAGTAA
- the LOC107007221 gene encoding DExH-box ATP-dependent RNA helicase DExH9 → MGSFKRKSQEFSNEDDIPPSKQLKQNDLLGADEPVTCLHDVSYPEGYVPSASTSGLPQQDSKPAKEFPFPLDPFQSEAINCINNGESVMVSAHTSAGKTVVALYAIALSLKNNQRVVYTSPIKALSNQKYREFKEEFSDVGLMTGDVTIDPNASCLVMTTEIWRSMQYKGSEVTREVAWVIFDEVHYMRDRERGVVWEESIVMAPKNSNFVFLSATVPNAKEFADWVAKVHQKPCHIVYTDYRPTPLQHYIFPSGGDGLYLVVDDKGKFREDSFQKALNALVPANEGDKKRENSKWQKGLVVGKSGENSDIFKMVKMIIQRQYDPVICFSFSKRECEFLAMQMSKMDLNNDDEKVNIETIFWSAMDMLSDDDKKLPQVSNMLPLLKRGIGVHHSGLLPILKEVIEILFQEGFIKCLFATETFSIGLNMPAKTVVFTNVRKFDGDKFRWLSSGEYIQMSGRAGRRGIDDRGICILMVDEKLEPSTAKFMLKGSADALNSAFHLSYNMLLNQIRSEDGHPENLLRNSFYQFQADRALPDLEKQAKILEEERNSIVIEEEDSLERYYNLLEQYKSLKRDVRGIVFSPKYCLPFLQPGRLVCIECTKVDVDPNFSLSEEVSWGVIVNFERVKGISEDDANKKPEDANYTVDVLTRCIVQKDEVGRKTIKVVRLKDAGEPAVVSLPLSQIDSLSSVRLVIPKDLLPSEVRENTLKKVSEVLNRFSKEGMPLLHPEDDMKVQSSSYRKASSRIEALESLFEEYEIAKSPLIKEKLKVLHKKKELTSKIKSIKRTLRTSTVLAFKDELKARKRALRRLGYIKDDVVLQKGKVASEISSADELTLTELMLNGTFRNIKVEDMVSLLSCFVWQEKLQDAQKPREELGLLFAQLQDTARQVAKVQLESKVQIDVENFVSSFRPDIMEAVYAWAKGSKFYEIMEMTPVFEGSLIRAIRRLEEVLQQLIQAAKSIGDIVLEAKFEEAVTKIKRDIVFAASLYL, encoded by the exons ATGGGTTCTTTTAAGAGGAAGTCGCAAGAATTCTCCAATGAGGATGATATTCCTCCAAGTAAACAGCTAAAACAAAATGATTTACTTGGTGCGGATGAGCCAGTGACATGTCTGCATGATGTGTCATATCCAGAAGGGTATGTTCCCTCTGCTTCAACTTCTGGTTTGCCTCAACAAGATTCAAAACCTGCTAAAGAGTTCCCTTTTCCACTCGACCCTTTTCAATCTGAAGCAATCAACTGTATTAATAATGGCGAATCCGTCATG GTATCAGCACACACGTCAGCGGGAAAGACAGTTGTGGCATTATATGCAATTGCCTTGTCGTTGAAGAATAACCAGCGAGTAGTATATACTTCACCAATTAAGGCTCTTAGTAATCAGAAGTATAGAGAATTCAAAGAGGAGTTTTCAGATGTGGGTTTGATGACTGGAGATGTCACAATTGATCCAAATGCTTCTTGCCTG GTAATGACTACAGAAATCTGGCGTAGTATGCAGTACAAAGGATCAGAGGTTACAAGGGAGGTGGCTTGGGTTATATTTGATGAGGTACACTACATGCGTGATAGAGAAAGAGGTGTGGTTTGGGAGGAAAGCATTGTTATGGCCCCAAAAAATTCTAACTTTGTCTTCCTCTCAGCCACGGTGCCCAATGCTAAAGAGTTTGCGGATTGGGTTGCAAAG GTCCATCAGAAACCATGTCACATTGTTTATACAGACTATAGACCCACACCACTTCAGCATTATATATTTCCTTCTGGTGGTGATGGGTTATACTTGGTGGTTGATGATAAAGGGAAGTTTCGTGAGGATAGTTTTCAGAAAGCTTTGAATGCTCTTGTTCCAGCCAATGAAGGggataaaaaaagagaaaatagcaagtgGCAGAAGGGTCTGGTTGTTGGCAAATCTGGTGAGAATAGTGACATATTCAAGATGGTTAAAATGATTATCCAGCGGCAATACGATCCTGTAATATGCTTCAGCTTCAGCAAAAGAGAATGTGAATTTCTAGCAATGCAG ATGTCTAAAATGGATTTAAACAATGATGATGAGAAGGTGAATATTGAAACTATTTTCTGGAGTGCCATGGACATGTTGTCGGATGATGATAAAAAGCTGCCTCAG GTTTCAAATATGCTACCTCTATTGAAACGTGGAATTGGTGTGCATCATTCTGGTTTGCTCCCTATATTGAAAGAAGTGATTGAAATCCTGTTCCAAGAAGGGTTCATCAAg TGTTTGTTTGCCACAGAGACTTTCAGTATAGGGTTGAACATGCCTGCAAAAACTGTTGTCTTTACAAATGTCCGTAAATTTGACGGAGACAAGTTTAGGTGGTTATCCAGTGGTGAGTATATTCAGATGAGTGGTCGTGCTGGCCGTCGGGGGATTGATGATCGTGGGATCTGCATCCTTATGGTTGATGAGAAACTTGAACCTTCTACAGCTAAATTCATGCTAAAAGGAAGCGCTGATGCATTAAACAG TGCCTTCCATTTAAGCTATAACATGCTTTTAAATCAAATACGGTCTGAAGATGGTCATCCTGAAAATCTGCTGCGTAACTCATTTTATCAATTTCAAGCAGATCGTGCACTTCCTGATCTTGAG AAACAAGCAAAGATTCTTGAAGAGGAGAGAAACTCAATTgttattgaagaagaagacagcCTTGAGAGATATTATAATCTGCTAGAACAATATAAGAGCTTGAAGAGGGATGTACGTGGCATTGTTTTTTCTCCAAAATATTGCTTACCTTTCCTGCAGCCTGGTAGGCTTGTATGCATTGAGTGTACAAAGGTTGATGTTGACCCAAACTTCTCCCTCAGTGAAGAGGTCTCATGGGGAGTAATAGTTAATTTTGAAAGAGTGAAAGGGATTTCTGAAG ATGATGCAAACAAAAAACCGGAGGACGCGAACTATACAGTAGATGTACTCACGAGATGTATAGTGCAGAAGGATGAGGTTGGTAGAAAGACAATTAAAGTCGTTCGGTTGAAGGATGCTGGTGAACCAGCTGTTGTCTCTCTTCCTTTGTCCCAG ATTGATAGTTTGAGCAGTGTCCGTCTTGTGATACCAAAGGATCTTTTGCCTTCAGAAGTTCGAGAAAATACACTAAAGAAGGTTTCTGAAGTTCTCAATAGATTTTCAAAAGAGGGCATGCCTCTCTTACACCCAGAAGATGACATGAAG GTTCAAAGTAGCTCGTACAGGAAGGCTTCGAGTAGGATAGAGGCTCTTGAGAGTCTGTTTGAAGAGTATGAGATAGCAAAGTCTCCCCTTATAAAAGAGAAGCTTAAGGTTTTGCATAAGAAGAAAGAACTTACCAGcaaaatcaaatcaatcaaGAGAACATTGCGTACTTCAACTGTCTTAgctttcaaagatgaacttaaAGCACGGAAAAGAGCTCTTAGAAGACTTGG ATACATCAAGGATGATGTTGTGTTGCAGAAAGGAAAAGTAGCCAGCGAAATCAGCAGTGCAGATGAGTTGACCTTGactgaattgatgttgaatggGACCTTCAGAAATATTAAAGTGGAGGATATggtctctcttctctcttgttttGTTTGGCAAGAAAAGCTTCAGGATGCTCAAAAGCCCCGGGAAGAGCTTGGGTTGCTCTTTGCACAATTACAGGATACAGCTCGGCAAGTGGCAAAAGTTCAGCTCGAGAGCAAG GTCCAAATAGATGTTGAGAACTTCGTGAGTTCTTTCCGACCTGATATCATGGAGGCCGTCTATGCTTGGGCTAAAGGATCTAAGTTTTATGAGATTATGGAAATGACTCCGGTGTTTGAAGGCAGTTTAATCAGGGCTATCAGGAGATTGGAGGAAGTTCTTCAGCAGCTAATACAAGCTGCAAAATCCATTGGGGATATCGTGCTTGAGGCAAAATTTGAAGAGGCTGTTACCAAGATCAAGAGGGATATTGTCTTTGCTGCATCTCTATATTTGTAG
- the LOC107008227 gene encoding zinc finger CCCH domain-containing protein 5 has protein sequence MTEPISVEEDDKQATGLRRCVEPISSAAAEVQICNNRKEKRKLTKKEKRKQKRKELAEKARQEEEAKLNDPEELRRIQLEEEEEKERLERERREFEERERLFLEALARKEAQEVEEEERRRVEDEEEKAKQSQVALENEPYEDDEWEYVEDGPPEIIWQGNEIIVKRNKVKVKKKDQDPVIVKEDPNRPTSNPLAPQSEVYADYRNASSLSAQQLLENVAVQTPNFGTEQDKAHCPFHLKTGACRFGSRCSRVHFYPDKSCTLLMKNMYCGPGFAWEQDEGLEYTDEEVECSFEEFYEDVHTEFLKFGEIINFKVCRNSSSHLRGNVYVHYKDIDSAVLAYHSINGRYFASKQITCEFVSVTKWKVAICGEFMKSKLKSCSRGTACNFIHCFRNPGGDYEWADLDKPPPRYWLTKMAALFGYADESVYDRRLERKNSERMLNSYKMLASDSDRHRYNSRERRSRSRESRSSRIHYDDYDFHKRIHQERGDRTDKKQRKILDKKQFEEGTGQHEEETNQHGKNRYHSSDSDWDLSDREKEGVKRHHSAGRKSRNHHNEKMGRQHRNDDIKKRVSGSDSGDDLLEKKRYGDAGSGNSEKGSRHSKEDRNTDSSSEWLDETRDRSSHHKKRRSSSRRHNGVPSSPDRWDKNSGSHDNNTTGDWTAAITDKRKPSSDKRVHSDRDHPYHHNEDIGERGRWEPDEGATGTHSKSSKKSVIDDSEDHKVESELNDDGVYSGSTKRGSSRSINQKRRGNSDRMDTAKKSKRHKENDRAHNGKDRSYSGHLSS, from the exons ATGACGGAACCGATATCAGTCGAAGAAGACGACAAGCAAGCAACGGGACTTCGACGATGCGTCGAACCAATTTCGTCGGCGGCGGCGGAGGTTCAGATATGCAACAATCGCAAGGAGAAAAGGAAGTTGACGAAGAAGGAGAAGAGGAAGCAGAAAAGGAAGGAACTAGCTGAGAAGGCGCGCCAGGAAGAGGAGGCTAAGCTGAATGATCCCGAGGAGCTTCGCAGGATTCAGCtggaggaagaggaagagaagGAGAgattagagagagaaaggagAGAGTTTGAGGAAAGAGAGAGGCTCTTTCTCGAAGCACTGGCTCGAAAAGAAGCTCAAGaggtagaagaagaagaacgaAGGAGAGTGGAAGATGAGGAAGAAAAGGCAAAACAAAGCCAG GTTGCCCTTGAGAATGAGCCATATGAAGATGACGAGTGGGAATATGTAGAAGATGGGCCTCCCGAAATTATATGGCAAGGAAATGAGATAATTGTGAAGAGGAATAAAGTgaaagtgaaaaagaaggatcaagatCCTGTGATTGTGAAAGAG GATCCCAATAGGCCAACATCCAATCCACTGGCTCCACAATCTGAAGTCTATGCTGACTACAGGAATGCTTCGTCTCTTTCAGCACAACAGTTGTTGGAGAATGTTGCTGTTCAAACTCCAAATTTTGGAACTGAGCAG GATAAAGCTCATTGTCCTTTCCACCTAAAAACTGGGGCTTGTCGATTTGGTTCACGCTGCAGTAGGGTTCACTTTTATCCCGATAAATCCTGCACTTTGCTCATGAAGAACATGTACTGTGGACCTGGATTTGCTTGGGAGCAGGATGAGGGGCTTGAG TATACAGATGAGGAGGTTGAATGTAGTTTTGAGGAATTTTATGAGGATGTTCACACGGAATTTTTGAAGTTTGgagaaattataaatttcaag GTGTGTAGAAACAGTTCATCTCATTTGCGAGGAAACGTTTATGTACACTACAAAGATATAGATTCTGCAGTGCTTGCTTATCATTCTATAAATGGCCGTTACTTCGCTAGCAAACAG ATCACATGCGAGTTTGTTAGCGTAACCAAATGGAAGGTTGCCATATGTGGGGAATTCATGAAATCAAAGCTTAAG TCATGCTCCCGTGGAACGGCATGCAACTTTATCCATTGTTTCCGCAATCCTGGTGGAGATTATGAATGGGCGGACTTGGATAAACCACCGCCAAGATACTGGCTTACAAAGATGGCTGCTTTATTTGGGTATGCTGATGAGTCTGTATATGATAGACGGCTTGAACGGAAAAACTCAGAACGGATGTTGAATTCCTACAAGATGCTGGCATCTGATTCTGACAG GCATCGCTACAATTCAAGGGAGAGAAGGTCTCGCTCAAGGGAGAGCAGAAGTTCAAGGATCCactatgatgattatgattttcATAAGAGGATACATCAAGAGAGAGGCGACCGTACTGATAAAAAACAGCGCAAAATTCTTGATAAGAAACAATTTGAAGAGGGGACAGGACAACACGAAGAGGAAACAAATCAACATGGTAAAAATAGATACCACAGCAGTGACTCTGATTGGGATTTATCTGACAGAGAGAAAGAGGGAGTGAAGCGCCACCATAGCGCAGGGAGAAAATCAAGAAACCACCATAATGAAAAAATGGGGCGTCAACATCGTAATGATGACATCAAAAAACGAGTTAGTGGTTCCGACTCTGGTGATGATTTGCTGGAAAAGAAGAGATACGGAGATGCAGGATCTGGTAACAGTGAGAAGGGCTCAAGACATAGCAAGGAAGATCGTAATACAGATTCCAGCAGTGAGTGGTTGGATGAGACACGAGACAGAAGTTCGCAtcacaagaaaagaagaagcaGTTCTAGGCGCCATAACGGTGTTCCATCATCACCTGATCGCTGGGATAAGAATAGCGGAAGCCATGATAATAATACCACTGGAGATTGGACTGCTGCTATCACAGATAAAAGAAAGCCAAGTTCTGACAAGAGGGTCCATTCAGATAGGGATCACCCTTATCACCATAATGAAGACATTGGGGAAAGAGGCCGCTGGGAACCTGATGAAGGTGCTACTGGAACACACTCTAAAAGTAGTAAGAAGTCTGTAATTGATGATTCTGAAGATCACAAAGTGGAATCTGAGTTAAATGATGATGGGGTCTATAGTGGTAGTACAAAAAGGGGAAGTAGCCGATCAATCAATCAAAAAAGGAGGGGGAACAGTGATAGGATGGACACTGCGAAGAAGTCAAAACGACATAAAGAGAATGACAGGGCACACAATGGAAAAGACAGGAGTTACTCTGGACACTTAAGTTCGTAA
- the LOC107010089 gene encoding NADPH-dependent pterin aldehyde reductase isoform X2: protein MAIAGTTPSSPFLGHVPFHIGKSSFAQFTHNSLFRGSKTTVKVLLPLGEFTSIWFPQSQRFRQRSRIRATGNPSMRSAGGAIRTLLITGVSRGLGKALALELAKRGHYIIGCARSQDKLNAFQTELASSTNPPSENKHLLMSVDVSLNSSVEEFARAVMEKKGVPDIIVNCAGTINRNNKLWEVPAEEFDSVIDTNLKGTANVLRHFIPLMLEKKQGVIVNMSSGWGRSGAAQVAPYCASKWAIEGLTASVAKELPPGMAAVALNPGVIYTDMLQSCFGNSASLYQTPESWAPKAANMILNLTMADNGASLSV, encoded by the exons ATGGCCATTGCAGGGACAACTCCTTCTTCACCATTTCTGGGCCACGTTCCTTTCCACATT GGGAAATCCTCATTTGCTCAATTTACCCACAATTCACTGTTTCGGGGTTCAAAAACAACTGTCAAGGTTCTTCTTCCTCTTGGGGAATTCACTTCCATTTGGTTTCCTCAATCTCAGAGGTTTCGCCAGAGAAGTCGGATTCGTGCCACAG GAAATCCGAGTATGCGATCAGCCGGAGGAGCGATACGGACGTTGTTAATCACCGGCGTTAGCCGAGGGTTGGGAAAAGCCCTAGCCCTAGAATTGGCAAAGAGAGGACACTACATCATCGGCTGTGCTCGTTCTCAGGACAAGCTCAATGCCTTCCAAACCGAGCTCGCTTCCTCTACGAATCCTCCTTCAGAAAACAAACACCTCCTCATGAGCGTCGATGTG AGTTTAAATAGCAGCGTTGAAGAGTTCGCACGTGCTGTTATGGAGAAAAAGGGCGTTCCTGATATCATCG TGAACTGTGCGGGAACTATTAATAGGAACAACAAACTTTGGGAAGTGCCAGCTGAAGAGTTTGATTCTGTCATTGATACTAATCTGAAAGGAACTGCAAATGTTCTGCGTCACTTTATTCCCCTAATGCTTGAGAAGAAGCAAGGAGTGATCGTAAATATGTCTTCTGGATGGGGAAGATCTGGCGCAGCACAG GTGGCACCTTATTGTGCTTCAAAATGGGCAATTGAAGGTTTGACAGCATCAGTTGCGAAGGAGTTGCCCCCTGGAATGGCAGCTGTTGCACTTAATCCTGGTGTCATTTACACGGACATGCTTCAGTCATGCTTTGGCAATTCAGCATCCCTATATCAGACACCTGAGTCATG GGCTCCAAAGGCGGCTAATATGATACTAAATCTAACCATGGCTGATAATGGGGCATCTCTCTCGGTGTAA
- the LOC107010089 gene encoding NADPH-dependent pterin aldehyde reductase isoform X1 has product MAIAGTTPSSPFLGHVPFHIVIGKSSFAQFTHNSLFRGSKTTVKVLLPLGEFTSIWFPQSQRFRQRSRIRATGNPSMRSAGGAIRTLLITGVSRGLGKALALELAKRGHYIIGCARSQDKLNAFQTELASSTNPPSENKHLLMSVDVSLNSSVEEFARAVMEKKGVPDIIVNCAGTINRNNKLWEVPAEEFDSVIDTNLKGTANVLRHFIPLMLEKKQGVIVNMSSGWGRSGAAQVAPYCASKWAIEGLTASVAKELPPGMAAVALNPGVIYTDMLQSCFGNSASLYQTPESWAPKAANMILNLTMADNGASLSV; this is encoded by the exons ATGGCCATTGCAGGGACAACTCCTTCTTCACCATTTCTGGGCCACGTTCCTTTCCACATTGTAATT GGGAAATCCTCATTTGCTCAATTTACCCACAATTCACTGTTTCGGGGTTCAAAAACAACTGTCAAGGTTCTTCTTCCTCTTGGGGAATTCACTTCCATTTGGTTTCCTCAATCTCAGAGGTTTCGCCAGAGAAGTCGGATTCGTGCCACAG GAAATCCGAGTATGCGATCAGCCGGAGGAGCGATACGGACGTTGTTAATCACCGGCGTTAGCCGAGGGTTGGGAAAAGCCCTAGCCCTAGAATTGGCAAAGAGAGGACACTACATCATCGGCTGTGCTCGTTCTCAGGACAAGCTCAATGCCTTCCAAACCGAGCTCGCTTCCTCTACGAATCCTCCTTCAGAAAACAAACACCTCCTCATGAGCGTCGATGTG AGTTTAAATAGCAGCGTTGAAGAGTTCGCACGTGCTGTTATGGAGAAAAAGGGCGTTCCTGATATCATCG TGAACTGTGCGGGAACTATTAATAGGAACAACAAACTTTGGGAAGTGCCAGCTGAAGAGTTTGATTCTGTCATTGATACTAATCTGAAAGGAACTGCAAATGTTCTGCGTCACTTTATTCCCCTAATGCTTGAGAAGAAGCAAGGAGTGATCGTAAATATGTCTTCTGGATGGGGAAGATCTGGCGCAGCACAG GTGGCACCTTATTGTGCTTCAAAATGGGCAATTGAAGGTTTGACAGCATCAGTTGCGAAGGAGTTGCCCCCTGGAATGGCAGCTGTTGCACTTAATCCTGGTGTCATTTACACGGACATGCTTCAGTCATGCTTTGGCAATTCAGCATCCCTATATCAGACACCTGAGTCATG GGCTCCAAAGGCGGCTAATATGATACTAAATCTAACCATGGCTGATAATGGGGCATCTCTCTCGGTGTAA